A single window of Agromyces aureus DNA harbors:
- a CDS encoding ABC transporter permease, with protein MTIVQTPQVDAPVEESRVSKLVARVKRVVASNPSVLPTVAAIVIFIAMVIYGELAYGRILQYNTLSNLLINNAHLIILAVAMTFVILTGGIDLSVGAVIALSSVAGVMLANAGWNPWIVILLMVLIGTSMGLASGILIQYFNVQPFIATLAMMFLGRGLASLLSTQPERLAEESPIRWLGEQFKLIDGPKVNDVVITPGVIIALLVVLGAFFVLHRTRTGRTVYAIGGSESSSALMGLAVPRTKVLVYVISGTLAGVAAVVYTSRLGIAQNITGIGWELDAIAATVIGGTLLTGGYGYVLGSVVGALVLGLMNVLITRDGGIPPEMTTIITGGILLVFVLLQRAVTSKRHT; from the coding sequence ATGACCATCGTGCAGACGCCCCAGGTCGACGCTCCCGTCGAGGAGTCCCGAGTCTCGAAGCTCGTGGCCCGCGTCAAGCGAGTCGTCGCGTCCAACCCGTCGGTGCTGCCGACCGTCGCCGCCATCGTCATCTTCATCGCAATGGTGATCTACGGCGAACTCGCCTACGGCCGGATCCTGCAGTACAACACGCTGTCGAACCTGCTGATCAACAACGCGCACCTGATCATCCTCGCCGTGGCGATGACCTTCGTGATCCTCACCGGCGGCATCGACCTCTCGGTCGGCGCGGTGATCGCACTCTCCAGCGTCGCCGGGGTGATGCTCGCGAACGCCGGCTGGAATCCGTGGATCGTGATCCTCCTGATGGTGCTCATCGGTACCTCGATGGGCTTGGCGAGCGGCATCCTGATCCAGTACTTCAACGTGCAGCCGTTCATCGCGACGCTCGCGATGATGTTCCTCGGCCGAGGTCTTGCGTCGCTGCTCAGCACCCAGCCCGAGCGGCTCGCCGAGGAGTCCCCGATCCGCTGGCTCGGCGAGCAGTTCAAGCTGATCGACGGCCCGAAGGTCAACGACGTCGTCATCACTCCAGGCGTGATCATCGCCCTCCTGGTCGTGCTCGGCGCGTTCTTCGTGCTGCACCGCACCCGCACCGGGCGCACGGTCTACGCGATCGGCGGCTCAGAGAGCTCCTCGGCGCTCATGGGTCTGGCGGTGCCGCGCACGAAGGTGCTCGTCTACGTCATCAGCGGTACGCTCGCGGGCGTCGCAGCGGTGGTCTACACGTCTCGCCTCGGCATCGCCCAGAACATCACCGGCATCGGCTGGGAGCTCGACGCGATCGCCGCGACGGTCATCGGCGGCACGCTGCTGACCGGCGGGTACGGCTACGTGCTCGGATCCGTGGTCGGCGCCCTCGTGCTCGGCCTCATGAACGTGCTCATCACGCGCGACGGTGGCATCCCGCCCGAGATGACGACGATCATCACCGGCGGCATCCTGCTGGTCTTCGTGCTGCTGCAGCGCGCGGTCACGTCGAAGCGGCATACGTAG
- a CDS encoding sugar ABC transporter ATP-binding protein: MTAKDAAARPVVEVRPVVEMTGITVDIDGTTVLHGVDLRLFPGEIHALMGGNGAGKSSLVKALSGAYRIGGGSVRISGEPVVLSGPAEAESVGVAAAFQDVDLCGNLSIAENVMIGHEERRWYGISWPATRRRAVTVLDELGLGDLDPKQAVATLPPAIQQLVAIARAMVTHPKVLVLDEPTSSLDADEVATLFRALRRLRDQGVAILFVSHFLEQVYAISDRITVLRDGYGQGEYPTRELDRAVLISKMIGKDLTELRRIGSDRRAHRADPTGTPVFRAVGVGKRGEFDSTDFEVHRGEVVGLGGLRGSGRSELGQLLAGVERADSGTFQIDGRTVGLPNPATALRRRVAYASEDRRDGGIIEELSVRENIVLALQAIRGWARPISHAERDALVDRFVESFGIVAPGLDAPAKQLSGGNQQKVLLARWLATRPLLLVLDEPTRGIDIAAKVEIQARVAEMARDGMAVVFISSELDEVVRLSDRIAILKDRRKIGEVSNGPGLSVDTIIEMIAADEEDDA; the protein is encoded by the coding sequence ATGACCGCGAAGGATGCCGCGGCCCGGCCGGTCGTCGAGGTTCGGCCGGTCGTCGAGATGACGGGCATCACCGTCGACATCGACGGCACGACGGTGCTGCACGGGGTCGACCTCCGGTTGTTCCCCGGCGAGATCCATGCCCTCATGGGCGGCAACGGCGCCGGCAAGTCGTCGTTGGTCAAGGCATTGAGCGGCGCGTACCGCATCGGCGGCGGCTCGGTGCGCATCAGCGGCGAGCCCGTGGTGCTCTCGGGCCCGGCCGAGGCCGAGTCCGTCGGCGTGGCCGCGGCGTTCCAGGACGTGGATCTCTGCGGCAACCTCTCGATCGCCGAGAACGTGATGATCGGGCACGAGGAGCGCCGCTGGTACGGCATCTCGTGGCCCGCGACGCGTCGCCGGGCCGTGACCGTGCTCGACGAGCTGGGCCTCGGCGACCTCGATCCGAAGCAGGCCGTGGCGACCCTGCCGCCGGCGATCCAGCAGCTCGTCGCGATCGCACGGGCGATGGTGACCCACCCCAAGGTGCTCGTGCTCGACGAGCCGACCTCGAGCCTCGACGCCGACGAGGTCGCGACGTTGTTCCGGGCGCTGCGTCGGCTGCGCGACCAGGGCGTGGCCATCCTCTTCGTCTCGCACTTCCTCGAGCAGGTGTACGCGATCAGCGACCGCATCACCGTGCTCCGCGACGGGTACGGGCAGGGTGAGTACCCGACCCGCGAGCTCGACCGCGCGGTGCTGATCTCGAAGATGATCGGCAAGGACCTCACCGAACTGCGCCGCATCGGCTCCGACCGGCGTGCTCACCGGGCCGACCCGACCGGGACGCCGGTGTTCCGCGCGGTCGGCGTCGGCAAGCGCGGCGAGTTCGACTCGACCGACTTCGAGGTGCACCGCGGCGAGGTCGTCGGGCTCGGCGGGCTGCGCGGCTCGGGTCGCAGCGAGCTCGGCCAGCTGCTCGCGGGCGTCGAGCGCGCCGACTCGGGCACGTTCCAGATCGACGGCCGAACGGTCGGGCTGCCGAATCCCGCGACCGCGCTCCGGCGCCGCGTCGCGTACGCATCCGAAGACCGGCGCGACGGCGGCATCATCGAAGAGCTCAGCGTGCGCGAGAACATCGTGCTCGCGCTCCAGGCGATCCGCGGCTGGGCCAGGCCCATCTCGCACGCCGAGCGCGACGCCCTCGTCGACCGGTTCGTCGAGTCGTTCGGCATCGTCGCGCCCGGACTCGACGCTCCGGCGAAGCAGCTCTCCGGCGGCAACCAGCAGAAGGTGCTCCTCGCCAGGTGGCTCGCGACCCGTCCGCTGTTGCTCGTGCTCGACGAGCCGACCCGGGGCATCGACATCGCCGCGAAGGTCGAGATCCAGGCGCGTGTCGCCGAGATGGCGCGCGACGGCATGGCGGTCGTATTCATCTCGTCGGAGCTCGACGAGGTCGTGCGGTTGAGCGACCGCATCGCGATCCTCAAGGACCGCCGCAAGATCGGCGAGGTCAGCAACGGCCCAGGGCTCAGCGTCGACACGATCATCGAGATGATCGCCGCCGACGAAGAGGACGACGCCTGA
- a CDS encoding ABC transporter substrate-binding protein — protein sequence MSVQRRFTKFLGLAAVGALTVGLAACSSGGDSADSADAGDLTTVGFVAVGPEGAWREANEKNIQETFTEDAGFELKYAPATNLDQKSQIDAFTSFVDEGVDVILLSATEASGWEDSLERAQEAEIPVILLDRGIDPDDPSLYITRIAPDNVEVASEVGAWAVEQFPDGGNYITLEGPAGVGVVNERNEGWDSSVDGSGLVEVAAQTANWSAEEGKSVTETLLKANNNNIQLIFAQNDEMGLGAAQAVEEAGLTPGVDVKIATIDGTKAAMQALADGQLSYVHEYNPLFGDTALDVVKKTLDGESVESYIIVPSEAFDSAEAAQAVLADRKY from the coding sequence ATGTCAGTTCAGAGGCGTTTCACGAAGTTCCTCGGCCTGGCGGCCGTCGGCGCACTCACCGTCGGCCTCGCCGCGTGCTCGAGTGGCGGCGACAGCGCCGACAGCGCCGATGCGGGCGACCTCACGACCGTCGGCTTCGTCGCCGTCGGCCCCGAGGGCGCATGGCGCGAAGCCAACGAGAAGAACATCCAGGAGACGTTCACCGAGGACGCCGGCTTCGAACTGAAGTACGCGCCCGCGACGAACCTCGACCAGAAGTCGCAGATCGACGCGTTCACGTCGTTCGTCGACGAGGGCGTCGACGTCATCCTGCTGTCGGCCACCGAGGCATCGGGCTGGGAGGACTCGCTCGAGCGTGCCCAGGAGGCCGAGATCCCGGTGATCCTCCTCGACCGCGGCATCGACCCCGATGACCCCAGCCTCTACATCACCCGCATCGCGCCCGACAACGTCGAGGTCGCGTCGGAGGTCGGCGCATGGGCTGTCGAGCAGTTCCCCGACGGCGGCAACTACATCACGCTCGAAGGCCCCGCAGGCGTCGGCGTCGTGAACGAGCGCAACGAGGGCTGGGACTCCTCGGTCGACGGCTCGGGTCTCGTCGAGGTCGCTGCGCAGACCGCCAACTGGTCGGCTGAAGAGGGCAAGAGCGTCACCGAGACGCTCCTCAAGGCGAACAACAACAACATCCAGCTGATCTTCGCGCAGAACGACGAGATGGGTCTCGGTGCTGCCCAGGCCGTCGAAGAGGCCGGTCTGACCCCGGGCGTCGACGTCAAGATCGCGACCATCGACGGCACGAAGGCCGCCATGCAGGCGCTCGCCGACGGCCAGCTCAGCTACGTGCACGAGTACAACCCGCTGTTCGGCGACACCGCGCTCGACGTCGTGAAGAAGACGCTCGACGGCGAGTCGGTCGAGTCCTACATCATCGTTCCCAGCGAGGCGTTCGACTCGGCAGAGGCGGCACAGGCCGTGCTCGCCGACCGCAAGTACTGA
- a CDS encoding sugar ABC transporter ATP-binding protein, whose translation MSEALPIVEMRDISIEFPGVKALDGVDFRLFQGEVHALMGENGAGKSTLIKALTGVYKIDGGSIVVAGQERQFHGTRDAQSAGVSTVYQEVNLVTNLSIGENVMLGHEIRGAIGVNWRATHAAATEALARLGLEHLDTHKPLSTLSIAMQQLVAISRAMAIQAKVLILDEPTSSLDAAEVEGLFRVMRSLRDQGVAILFVSHFLDQIYAISDRLTILRNGKYEGEYLTRDLDRHALISKMIGKDLGALSSLGGNRRVDDRDYAAEEPLLTAKGLGRRGSIEPTDLDVHRGEVVGFAGLLGSGRTELARLLYGADRADEGEVTLHGKRVDIKSPADGLVKRIAFSTENRRDEGIIADLTVRENMILAVQAERGWARPIPRKEQDELVEKYITALNVRPSDPNRLIKNLSGGNQQKVLLGRWLATNPELLILDEPTRGIDVGAKAEIQEAVAELAESGVSVVFISSELEEVVRLSERIVVLKDHQKIGEIVNGPEITAQHVVDVIAAHGVEAAAESGIIDAEAGLHPTEAPHANAHALAATEEES comes from the coding sequence ATGAGTGAAGCACTGCCAATCGTGGAGATGCGCGACATCTCCATCGAGTTCCCAGGCGTCAAAGCCCTCGACGGGGTGGACTTCCGCCTCTTCCAGGGCGAGGTCCACGCGCTGATGGGCGAGAACGGCGCCGGCAAGTCGACGCTGATCAAGGCCCTCACCGGGGTCTACAAGATCGACGGCGGCTCGATCGTCGTCGCGGGCCAGGAGCGTCAGTTCCACGGCACCCGCGATGCGCAGAGCGCCGGCGTCTCCACCGTGTACCAGGAGGTCAACCTGGTCACGAACCTCTCGATCGGCGAGAACGTCATGCTCGGCCACGAGATCCGCGGGGCAATCGGCGTGAACTGGCGTGCGACGCACGCCGCCGCCACCGAGGCGCTCGCCCGACTCGGGCTCGAGCACCTCGACACCCACAAGCCGCTCTCGACACTGTCGATCGCCATGCAGCAGCTCGTCGCGATCAGCCGGGCCATGGCGATCCAGGCGAAGGTGCTCATCCTCGACGAGCCGACCTCGAGCCTCGACGCGGCCGAGGTCGAGGGCCTGTTCCGCGTGATGCGCTCGCTCCGCGACCAGGGCGTCGCCATCCTCTTCGTCTCGCACTTCCTCGACCAGATCTACGCGATCAGCGACCGCCTGACGATCCTGCGCAACGGCAAGTACGAGGGCGAGTACCTCACCCGCGACCTCGATCGCCACGCGCTCATCTCGAAGATGATCGGCAAGGACCTCGGGGCGCTGTCGTCGCTCGGCGGCAACCGCCGCGTCGACGACCGCGACTACGCCGCCGAGGAGCCGCTGCTCACGGCGAAGGGCCTCGGCCGTCGCGGCTCGATCGAGCCCACCGATCTCGACGTCCACCGCGGCGAGGTCGTCGGCTTCGCCGGCCTCCTCGGCTCCGGCCGCACCGAGCTCGCACGCCTGCTCTACGGCGCAGATCGCGCCGACGAGGGCGAGGTCACGCTGCACGGCAAGCGCGTCGACATCAAGAGCCCCGCCGACGGCTTGGTCAAGCGCATCGCGTTCTCGACCGAGAACCGGCGCGACGAGGGCATCATCGCCGACCTCACCGTGCGCGAGAACATGATCCTCGCGGTGCAGGCCGAGCGCGGCTGGGCCAGGCCCATCCCGCGCAAGGAACAGGACGAGCTCGTCGAGAAGTACATCACCGCCCTGAACGTGCGGCCCTCCGATCCGAACCGGCTCATCAAGAACCTCTCCGGCGGCAACCAGCAGAAGGTGCTGCTCGGCCGCTGGCTCGCGACGAATCCCGAGCTGCTGATCCTCGACGAGCCCACCCGCGGCATCGACGTCGGCGCGAAGGCCGAGATCCAGGAGGCCGTCGCCGAACTCGCCGAGAGCGGCGTCTCGGTCGTCTTCATCTCCTCCGAGCTCGAGGAGGTCGTGCGCCTCAGCGAGCGCATCGTCGTGCTGAAGGACCACCAGAAGATCGGCGAGATCGTCAACGGCCCCGAGATCACGGCCCAGCACGTCGTCGACGTCATCGCCGCGCACGGTGTCGAGGCGGCCGCCGAGAGTGGCATCATCGATGCCGAGGCGGGTTTGCACCCGACCGAGGCCCCGCACGCGAACGCGCATGCGCTCGCTGCGACGGAGGAGGAATCATGA
- a CDS encoding Lrp/AsnC family transcriptional regulator, whose translation MANFDADLIRALQDDGRTSIHDLAAAVGQPRAAVSSRLRALRADGIVRVVAAVDPAFLGQHVLAHVAVRTDGTTEAVAAHLRDLDETVFVSATGGWHDLVTEIRVGTMPALHGLLARIRSLPGVADISTLIYSTVIKGLFVSEYRGGIRIDTTDTALIELLQTDGRASFRELGEAVRLSPSAVATRVDRLISGGVIKISAVEARGLTQRQLALGVGLNLAGDDDAVIQAIRSWRGVDFAARSLGRFDLILTLVEPSASALYASLERIRALSGVRHSESWFHLAVLKEDYARTLRPADLTAASAATSTATGPAASVGGEPDRDGDRDRTRLSR comes from the coding sequence ATGGCGAACTTCGACGCCGACCTGATCCGCGCGCTGCAGGACGACGGCCGCACGAGCATCCACGACCTCGCCGCCGCGGTCGGCCAGCCGCGCGCCGCCGTGTCGTCGCGGCTCCGCGCCCTGCGCGCCGACGGCATCGTCCGCGTCGTCGCGGCCGTCGATCCGGCGTTCCTCGGCCAGCACGTGCTCGCGCACGTCGCGGTGCGCACCGACGGCACGACCGAGGCGGTCGCCGCACACCTCCGGGACCTCGATGAGACCGTCTTCGTGTCGGCGACCGGGGGCTGGCACGACCTCGTGACCGAGATCCGCGTGGGCACGATGCCCGCCCTGCACGGGCTGCTCGCGCGCATCCGCTCGCTTCCGGGCGTCGCCGACATCAGCACGCTCATCTACTCCACCGTGATCAAGGGGTTATTCGTCTCGGAGTACCGCGGCGGCATCCGCATCGACACGACCGACACCGCGCTCATCGAACTGCTGCAGACCGACGGGCGCGCGAGCTTCCGCGAGCTCGGCGAGGCGGTGAGACTCTCGCCCTCGGCGGTGGCGACGCGCGTCGACCGGCTCATCTCGGGCGGCGTCATCAAGATCAGCGCGGTCGAGGCCCGCGGCCTCACGCAGCGGCAGCTGGCCCTCGGCGTGGGCCTCAACCTCGCGGGCGACGACGACGCCGTGATCCAGGCGATCCGTTCGTGGCGCGGCGTCGACTTCGCCGCGAGGTCGCTCGGCCGGTTCGACCTCATCCTCACCCTCGTCGAGCCGTCGGCGAGCGCGCTCTACGCGAGCCTCGAACGCATCCGGGCCCTGTCGGGCGTGCGGCATTCCGAGTCGTGGTTCCACCTCGCGGTGCTGAAGGAGGACTACGCACGCACGCTGCGCCCGGCCGACCTCACGGCGGCGAGCGCGGCGACGAGCACCGCGACGGGCCCGGCCGCGAGCGTCGGCGGCGAGCCCGACCGCGACGGCGACCGAGACCGCACCCGCCTCAGCCGATGA
- a CDS encoding HelD family protein: MTVRRTRSTAITNRTSTTPIAEEQAALDHIREVVAGLVEQEAAYLQSMLGRPSDELNLTERDALVAHHAQRLQGLRTASYGLLLGGVETDEGERYRIGRIGLSDPDDGERLLIDWRAPVARPFYTATPLHRDGVRARRRISSTDRTVTAVYDEPLLVDLDDPADLADVSSGDAALMAALEKPRTQHMGDIVGTIQREQDAIIRGPLAGTLVVQGGPGTGKTAVALQRAAFLLYEHRNRLAKSVVLIVGPNHRFLEYISQVLPSLGEDSAVLVTPSTLLPGVAATATEPALAAEFKGRLEIVDALKQAVRGFQVPNDGTLVLRPAGLKEMTLDGRLLHRVRTRGRSGGTPHNAARPKFEKALLTEILRLEDVEHGASAMEDWERRADWAEDPAVQELFDELWPLLDPVEVVRDLFSDPERLDAVLPSLDPALRAALLRPRDHGLTPADIPLVDELAELLGDDPRPAAAAATRARADRAVDLAYAQNVLDMVADADADEDHLAAPVSIVTASTLADRQVAGDGRTPAERAMADREWVYGHIIVDEAQETSPMLLRALIRRCPSRSMTLVGDANQYTATDSAFTWARLLDPQVPRWSRTDLTVNYRTPGRIMRLATGVLRRIDPGVPEPTSARDGEHEPRVVRVPAPELGAAAARAAVESLAESEGTVGVIAPLGMLGALREVHAAEADAASDRLWVGTPDDAKGLEFDAVVVAVPPMPEPHAVSAATWKRLYVALTRPTQRLTVVQAGDVIG, translated from the coding sequence TTGACGGTCCGCCGCACGAGGAGTACCGCCATCACCAACCGCACTTCCACCACGCCCATCGCCGAGGAGCAGGCGGCGCTCGACCACATCCGCGAGGTCGTCGCCGGGCTCGTCGAGCAGGAGGCCGCGTACCTGCAGTCGATGCTCGGCCGACCGAGCGACGAACTGAACCTCACCGAGCGCGATGCGCTCGTCGCGCACCACGCGCAGCGGCTGCAGGGGCTGCGCACCGCGTCGTACGGCCTGCTGCTCGGCGGTGTCGAGACCGATGAGGGCGAGCGGTACCGCATCGGCCGCATCGGCCTGAGCGACCCCGACGACGGCGAGCGACTGCTCATCGACTGGCGTGCACCGGTCGCCAGGCCCTTCTACACGGCGACGCCCCTGCATCGCGACGGCGTGCGGGCCCGTCGTCGCATCTCGTCGACCGACCGCACCGTCACGGCCGTCTACGACGAGCCGCTGCTCGTCGACCTCGACGACCCCGCCGATCTCGCCGACGTCTCGAGCGGCGACGCCGCGCTCATGGCCGCGCTCGAGAAGCCGCGCACCCAGCACATGGGTGACATCGTCGGCACCATCCAGCGCGAGCAGGACGCGATCATCCGCGGCCCGCTCGCCGGCACCCTGGTCGTGCAGGGCGGCCCGGGCACGGGCAAGACGGCCGTCGCCCTGCAGCGGGCCGCCTTCCTGCTGTACGAGCACCGCAACCGCCTCGCGAAGTCGGTCGTGCTGATCGTCGGCCCGAACCATCGGTTCCTCGAGTACATCTCGCAGGTGCTGCCCTCACTCGGCGAGGACTCGGCCGTGCTCGTCACGCCGAGCACGCTGCTGCCCGGTGTGGCGGCGACCGCGACCGAGCCCGCGCTCGCCGCGGAGTTCAAGGGTCGGCTCGAGATCGTCGATGCGCTGAAGCAGGCCGTGCGCGGGTTCCAGGTGCCGAACGACGGCACCCTCGTGCTGCGCCCCGCCGGCCTGAAGGAGATGACGCTCGACGGCCGACTGCTGCACCGGGTGCGCACTCGGGGCCGCTCGGGCGGCACCCCGCACAACGCCGCTCGCCCGAAGTTCGAGAAGGCGCTCCTCACCGAGATCCTGAGACTCGAGGATGTCGAGCACGGCGCATCGGCGATGGAGGACTGGGAGCGGCGGGCCGACTGGGCCGAAGACCCCGCGGTGCAGGAGCTCTTCGACGAGCTCTGGCCCCTGCTCGACCCCGTCGAGGTGGTGCGCGACCTGTTCAGCGACCCCGAGCGGCTCGACGCCGTACTGCCGTCGCTCGACCCCGCGCTCCGCGCGGCGCTGCTGCGCCCCCGCGACCACGGCCTGACCCCCGCCGACATCCCGCTCGTCGACGAACTCGCCGAGCTGCTCGGCGACGACCCGCGCCCCGCTGCGGCGGCGGCCACGCGCGCCCGCGCCGACCGCGCCGTCGACCTCGCCTACGCGCAGAACGTGCTCGACATGGTGGCCGATGCCGACGCCGACGAAGACCACCTCGCAGCACCCGTCTCGATCGTGACCGCCTCGACGCTCGCCGACCGGCAGGTCGCGGGCGACGGCCGCACGCCCGCCGAGCGGGCCATGGCCGACCGCGAGTGGGTCTACGGGCACATCATCGTCGACGAGGCGCAGGAGACCAGCCCGATGCTGCTGCGCGCGCTGATCCGCCGCTGCCCGTCGCGCTCGATGACCCTCGTCGGCGACGCGAACCAGTACACGGCGACCGATTCCGCGTTCACCTGGGCCCGACTCCTCGACCCGCAGGTGCCGCGGTGGAGCCGCACCGATCTCACGGTCAACTACCGCACGCCCGGCCGCATCATGCGTCTCGCGACCGGCGTGCTGCGCCGCATCGACCCCGGTGTGCCGGAGCCGACCTCGGCCCGCGACGGCGAGCACGAGCCGCGCGTCGTTCGCGTGCCGGCGCCGGAGCTGGGCGCCGCGGCCGCACGAGCGGCCGTCGAGTCGCTCGCCGAGAGCGAGGGCACCGTCGGCGTGATCGCGCCGCTCGGCATGCTCGGGGCACTGCGGGAGGTTCACGCGGCCGAGGCCGACGCGGCGTCGGACCGGCTCTGGGTCGGCACCCCCGACGACGCGAAGGGCCTCGAGTTCGACGCCGTGGTCGTCGCCGTGCCGCCCATGCCCGAGCCGCACGCCGTCTCGGCGGCCACGTGGAAGCGGCTCTACGTCGCGCTCACCCGGCCCACGCAGCGGCTCACGGTCGTGCAGGCCGGCGACGTCATCGGCTGA
- a CDS encoding ABC transporter permease, whose translation MSDAAHTNWLRELIRKPYFWGIIAIFALLALNVLKDPSYLAVTVNPVNGNLVGNVVDILRASAPILMIAVGMSLVIATGGIDLSVGSVMAVSGAVAMVFMKEAGQSGSLGVALGAIGLALLVSAVLGAINGILVAYIGLQPFISTLIMMLAGRGIAKVITEGQNTSATNDAFRWVANGFIIGLPVVFLLALAIVGVVALVVRRSALGLMIEAIGINPKASRMAGIKPSGLLLTVYILSAVLAGVAGIMSVGTVMTVDVSRTGYQMELDAILAVVIGGTSLAGGKFSIGGAVVGALLIATLDKTIVFLGISSSATPAFKAIVIVVLCLLQSERVRGWFVQRRKPPQLRTESITAAQSKQEVSA comes from the coding sequence ATGAGCGACGCTGCTCACACGAACTGGCTGCGCGAGCTCATCCGCAAGCCGTACTTCTGGGGCATCATCGCGATCTTCGCGCTCCTCGCCCTCAACGTCCTCAAGGACCCGAGCTACCTCGCCGTGACGGTCAACCCCGTGAACGGCAACCTCGTCGGCAACGTCGTCGACATCCTCAGGGCATCCGCCCCGATCCTGATGATCGCCGTCGGCATGTCGCTCGTCATCGCCACCGGCGGCATCGACCTCTCGGTCGGCTCGGTGATGGCCGTCTCGGGTGCCGTCGCGATGGTCTTCATGAAGGAGGCGGGCCAGTCCGGCTCGCTCGGCGTCGCACTCGGCGCCATCGGACTCGCGCTCCTCGTGAGCGCGGTGCTCGGCGCGATCAACGGCATCCTCGTCGCCTACATCGGCCTCCAGCCGTTCATCAGCACGCTCATCATGATGCTCGCAGGCCGCGGCATCGCGAAGGTGATCACCGAGGGGCAGAACACCTCGGCGACCAACGATGCGTTCCGCTGGGTGGCCAATGGCTTCATCATCGGGCTGCCGGTCGTGTTTCTCCTCGCCCTTGCGATCGTCGGCGTCGTCGCCCTCGTCGTGCGCCGCAGCGCACTCGGCCTCATGATCGAGGCGATCGGCATCAACCCGAAGGCGAGCCGCATGGCCGGCATCAAGCCGAGCGGACTGCTGCTCACGGTCTACATCCTGAGCGCCGTGCTCGCGGGCGTCGCCGGCATCATGTCGGTCGGCACCGTGATGACGGTCGACGTCTCCCGCACGGGCTACCAGATGGAACTCGACGCGATCCTCGCGGTCGTCATCGGCGGCACGTCGCTCGCCGGCGGCAAGTTCTCCATCGGCGGTGCCGTCGTCGGCGCCCTGCTCATCGCGACGCTCGACAAGACCATCGTGTTCCTCGGCATCTCGTCGTCGGCCACCCCCGCCTTCAAGGCGATCGTGATCGTCGTGCTCTGCCTGCTGCAGTCGGAGCGGGTGCGCGGCTGGTTCGTCCAACGGCGCAAGCCCCCGCAGCTGCGCACCGAGTCGATCACCGCCGCCCAGTCGAAGCAGGAGGTTTCCGCATGA
- a CDS encoding MFS transporter, producing the protein MTTTHSRARRAGIAAFVGTTIEWYDFYVYATAAALVFGPLFFPSGDPLAETAAAFATFAVAFLVRPIGGILFGHIGDKLGRRVSLVITLLLMGVATVLVGCLPTYETIGIAAPILLILLRAVQGLAVGGEWGGAVLMSVEHAPEKSKTFYGGFTQLGNPAGALLASGIFAIMSRFGEDFIMNGGWRIPFLLSIVLVGVGLWVRYRVEESPVFEQKIEGRKQSMPLAFALRTNWRPILLGIGILPISTGGYYLATTFATAYATGEPISMNAQIILDAMTIASFIEFVVTLPIAWLGDKWGRKNIMYLGLVTSVLTFVPFMLILPGRVEPLIFLFASLVRIAMSATYAPIAAILAQMFRPQARYTSIALSYGVGAAIWAGFSPWFATQLIASTGSIWSVIAMFTGMAVIAGICTRFAPQHSDEAPVTASFNARTDTTATTLP; encoded by the coding sequence ATGACCACCACGCACAGCCGAGCGCGACGCGCCGGCATCGCGGCGTTCGTCGGCACCACCATCGAGTGGTACGACTTCTACGTCTACGCGACCGCCGCAGCGCTCGTCTTCGGACCCCTCTTCTTCCCGAGCGGCGACCCGCTCGCCGAGACCGCCGCAGCCTTCGCCACGTTCGCGGTCGCGTTCCTCGTGCGCCCCATCGGCGGCATCCTCTTCGGGCACATCGGCGACAAGCTGGGCCGTCGCGTCTCGCTCGTCATCACGCTGCTGCTCATGGGCGTCGCGACGGTGCTGGTCGGATGCCTGCCCACCTACGAGACCATCGGCATCGCCGCACCCATCCTGCTGATCCTGCTGCGGGCCGTGCAGGGCCTCGCGGTCGGCGGCGAGTGGGGCGGTGCCGTGCTCATGAGCGTCGAGCACGCCCCCGAGAAGTCCAAGACGTTCTACGGCGGCTTCACCCAGCTCGGCAACCCGGCCGGCGCGCTGCTCGCCTCCGGCATCTTCGCGATCATGTCCCGCTTCGGCGAGGACTTCATCATGAACGGCGGATGGCGCATCCCGTTCCTGCTCTCGATCGTGCTCGTGGGCGTCGGCCTCTGGGTGCGCTACCGCGTCGAGGAGTCGCCCGTCTTCGAGCAGAAGATCGAGGGCCGCAAGCAGTCGATGCCGCTCGCGTTCGCGCTGCGCACCAACTGGCGCCCGATCCTGCTCGGCATCGGCATCCTGCCGATCTCGACCGGCGGCTACTACCTCGCCACCACCTTCGCGACGGCGTATGCGACGGGGGAGCCGATCTCGATGAACGCGCAGATCATCCTCGACGCCATGACGATCGCCTCGTTCATCGAATTCGTGGTCACGCTGCCCATCGCCTGGCTCGGCGACAAGTGGGGGCGGAAGAACATCATGTACCTCGGCCTCGTGACCTCCGTGCTCACGTTCGTGCCGTTCATGCTGATCCTGCCTGGCCGGGTCGAACCGCTGATCTTCCTCTTCGCGTCGCTCGTGCGCATCGCCATGAGCGCGACCTACGCGCCCATCGCCGCGATCCTCGCGCAGATGTTCCGCCCCCAGGCCCGCTACACCTCGATCGCCCTGTCGTACGGCGTCGGCGCGGCGATCTGGGCCGGATTCTCGCCCTGGTTCGCGACCCAGCTCATCGCGTCGACCGGCAGCATCTGGTCGGTCATCGCGATGTTCACCGGCATGGCCGTGATCGCCGGCATCTGCACCAGGTTCGCGCCGCAGCACTCCGACGAGGCGCCCGTGACGGCCTCGTTCAACGCCCGCACCGACACGACGGCGACGACCCTCCCGTGA